One genomic segment of Helianthus annuus cultivar XRQ/B chromosome 14, HanXRQr2.0-SUNRISE, whole genome shotgun sequence includes these proteins:
- the LOC110906655 gene encoding protein FAR1-RELATED SEQUENCE 5-like: protein MDPQSSNARNIDDIEFEDAEVDTGHDDAEQNRNPSYRNPTSDNNVLFDDQNNERLYIPEVDSSCVPVIGMEFSSIEQAYVFIRHMPRRQGSLLEKEEGHKPQEFDDAYSKLSKPYKRRNRPTIRTGCKAQIKLCSTNGVLYKVDKFVQSHTHSFVCPKDMHLLPAYRHLSETQEEMIWELGTLNLGPVKAFNIMRQRYGGFENVGATKDDCKNFRARIHSYIGEYDADMVINRLTDKKQFMVDYSFFHSVDENKRLTGLFWADGLCKRNYAEFGDVISFDATFKTNKYKMVFVPFTGIDNHCRNVTLGAGLLASESIESYKWLLQSFFNSFGKQPKVVVTDQDPAMKQAIEAVFDKSRHRLCMWHIMKKLADKVGHELCNNEEFKRRMCDIVWTDSIAPETFERDWKLIMIEFGLTENKWIDDMFGMRSSWIPAFYRHEPMSGLMRTTSRSESENHFFCQVANSQLTLVEFFNHFDGAMDIQRFNHRKNDHISRNTIPDNFSESTLEDDAMKIYTRSIFADQQVCFKKGEDVIASCSCRRFEQYGLLCKHIYFVFKMFKVKEIPNKYVMRRWTKDVVPNDLNNTFDISVDDNDAHKKAKEVAYEIMQTGEYLIGNLMKDFDHLLIVRDRMREMKEMVDELRITKPIDPKFDRYSRLIGYEKPNTDAPPTVRVPSGHDIRTCKVLKGKATAAAAGKDANKEGRKRRAIQLEKDPGLRDEDDEDEEDETGDEEEYEEDSDFECEDE from the exons ATGGATCCACAGAGTAGTAATGCTCGAAACATAGATGATATCGAATTTGAAGATGCTGAGGTCGATACCGGTCATGATGATGCAGAGCAAAATCGGAATCCGTCATATAGGAATCCGACATCGGACAACAACGTTCTTTTTGACGATCAGAATA ATGAAAGATTGTATATCCCAGAGGTAGATTCATCATGTGTTCCTGTTATTGGAATGGAATTCTCTTCCATAGAGCAAGCATATGTTTTTATCAGACAtatgccaagaaggcagggtTCTCTGCTCGAAAAGGAG GAGGGGCATAAACCACAGGAATTTGATGATGCTTATTCGAAGTTGTCTAAGCCATATAAACGTAGGAACAGACCGACTATTCGAACCGGCTGTAAAGCTCAAATTAAGCTTTGTTCGACGAATGGGGTGTTGTATAAGGTTGATAAGTTTGTTCAGTCACATACTCATTCATTCGTGTGCCCCAAAGATATGCATTTATTACCAGCTTATAGACATCTTTCTGAGACACAAGAAGAGATGATATGGGAGCTTGGTACATTGAATCTTGGGCCAGTGAAAGCATTTAATATAATGAGACAAAGATACGGAGGGTTTGAAAATGTAGGCGCAACTAAAGACGATTGCAAGAATTTTAGAGCTAGGATACATAGCTATATCGGcgagtatgatgcagatatggttATCAATAGGTTGACCGATAAAAAGCAGTTTATGGTTGATTATTCATTCTTTCATTCGGTCGATGAAAACAAACGATTAACTGGCCTGTTTTGGGCCGATGGGTTGTGCAAACGTAACTATGCTGAGTTTGGAGATGTCATATCGTTTGATGCTACATTTAAAACCAATAA GTATAAAATGGTTTTTGTACCTTTTACTGGTATTGATAATCACTGTCGGAATGTGACGCTTGGAGCCGGGTTGTTAGCATCCGAAAGCATTGAATCATACAAGTGGCTTTTACAATCATTTTTCAACTCATTTGGTAAGCAGCCAAAGGTGGTCGTCACTGATCAGGATCCCGCGATGAAACAAGCTATCGAAGCAGTGTTCGATAAGAGTAGGCACAGATTAtgtatgtggcacataatgaagaAACTTGCTGATAAG GTCGGACATGAGCTGTGCAATAACGAAGAGTTTAAGAGACGTATGTGTGACATTGTATGGACAGATTCGATTGCGCCAGAAACGTTTGAGAGAGACTGGAAGCTGATAATGATTGAATTCGGTCTAACTGAGAATAAgtggattgatgatatgtttggCATGAGATCTTCGTGGATCCCAGCGTTCTATCGTCATGAGCCTATGTCTGGGCTTATGCGGACCACTTCTAGATCAGAGAGCGAAAACCATTTTTTCTGTCAAGTGGCGAATTCTCAACTTACCCTTGTTGAGTTCTTTAACCATTTTGATGGTGCAATGGACATTCAAAGATTCAACCATCGGAAGAATGACCATATATCTAGAAATACAATCCCAGATAACTTTTCTGAATCTACTCTAGAGGATGATGCTATGAAAATTTACACCAGGTCAATTTTTGCTGATCAACAG GTTTGTTTCAAGAAGGGGGAGGATGTAATTGCATCATGCAGTTGTCGCAGGTTTGAACAATATGGATTGTTGTGCAAACATATATATTTTGTGTTCAAGATGTTCAAAGTGAAGGAAATTCCCAACAAGTATGTTATGAGAAGATGGACTAAAGACGTGGTACCGAATGATCTTaataatacatttgatattagtGTTGACGATAATGATGCGCATAAAAAGGCCAAAGAGGTTGCGTATGAGATTATGCAGACCGGAGAGTATCTTATTGGTAACCTGATGAAAGATTTCGATCATCTACTTATAGTCAGGGATCGGATGAGGGAGATGAAAGAAATGGTTGATGAActtcgcataaccaagcccatcGACCCTAAGTTTGATAGATATTCAAGGTTAATTGGTTACGAGAAACCAAACACTGACGCTCCACCTACAGTCCGTGTGCCAAGCG gtcatgACATTCGAACCTGCAAGGTGTTAAAGGGTAAAgctactgctgctgctgctggtaagGATGCCAATAAGGAGGGGAGGAAAAGAAGAGCAATTCAGTTAGAGAAGGATCCTGGTTTACGTGACGAAGATGACGAGGACGAGGAGGATGAAACGGGTGACGAAGAGGAGTATGAGGAAGATAGTGATTTTGAATGCGAAGACGAGTAA